The window TCTCTAAAGCCTTTGCTGTGCTATTTGGATTAGCATGTGCCGCCCTGGGGTTGGCCTGTGACTTGGGCATTGGTTTATATCATTGTTCAGTTTTCAGAACCTTGTTGCTCTTCTTCACATTTGTTTCCTGCTTGTGTAGTTCAGAGGTGAGCCTCTGAGGTGAAAAGGGAAAATTAGTAATGTCCCTACCCTCTTACTCTCTAATACATAGGAGTTTCTTTTCCTGGTCCTTTGGAAATAGGAGGCTTCTGCTAGAGTATCTGCTGTTGGTGCTTGTGGCACAGTTACATGGTTTGGCTTATTCTTGGAtcaggagacaaaggagggaaaagaaatatgaaattcaCCCCTCCCCTCATTATAAGTCATTATTCAAGTTCTAACTTAAATCCCtggtctgcttttttttttttttcagtttacttttcaAAGTTCACAGGCTCTTGTTTCTTATATgctatttaagatttttatctgTCATCAGTGGGAGAGGCTGCGTATCATTACTTTACTTCATCTTGGCCAGCAACAAAGAACTAGTGTCAGTCTCTTCATTATTTTCGGTACTTTATTCTTCTATATAAATTGTAAAATCTTTTTAGCTTTCATGAAAAGTTACGTTGAGATTTTGGTTGGAATTGCCTTCAATCTATAAATCATTTTGGGGAGAAATTCCATCCTTACAGTATTGAGTATTTATACTCATAAACATGAGATGTTTCTGCATATTTAAGGTCTTGGTTTAACGTTTACGTTTATTTCTTGATGCCATatagtttttgttgctgttgtgaGTGCcatctttctattttaaaatatactttttggggcacctgcgtggctcagtcatttgagcagctgactcttgattttggctcagctcatgatctcatggtttatgggtttgagccttgcgttgggctccacactaacttgcttgagactctctctccctctgccccctccccactcatgctttctctctctctaaaataaaacaaaacaaataaaatatattttctgtttattattgcTTTATAGAAATCCAgggtttttagttattttccaatgtttatttttaagataaacttttttttttttttttaagtaagctctatgcccaacataggggctcagactcacaacccagagatcaagattACATGCtttactggctgagccagccaggtacccctaagaTAAACTTTCATTAAAGTATCccaagtcaggggcgcctgggtggcccagtcggtaggtgtccgactttagctcaggtcgtgatctcacagtttgtgaatttgagccccgcatcaggctctgtgctgacagagcctgaagcctgctttggattctgtgtctccctctctctctgcttctcccccacttgtgctctctctctctcaaaaataaataaacatttaaaaaaaatttttaaaaagtatctcaaGTATGTCCAAATCGTAATTATAGTTATCACATAGTTATAACTTATCACAATGTAAGCACACTACCCTGGCTTTTGACACCATGAATTTGTTTTGCCTCTTCTTgaacttcatgtaagtggaattatgtactgtgttcttttctgggccttgcttctttcattcaaagtaatattctttttttatgtttattcatttttgaaagacagagacagagcacaagcaggggtggggcagagagagagagggacacagaatttgaagcagctccgggctctgagctgtcagcacagagcccgacgcggggctcaactcacgaactgcgagatcatgacctgagccgaagtcagatgctcaacctactgagccacccaggcgcccctcaaagtaaTATTTCTGAGATTCATGCAGGTTGTTATGCATATCAGCAGTTCactctttttattattgtatacCCGTTATATGAATATACTATTACTTATCCATTCTACTATTGAAAgagatttgggttgtttccaggttttggcagttatgaatagtACAACTATTAGCATTCTTGAACATGATTTTTGGTGTACTCATGTACACATTTGTTAGATGGTCACTTTGGAATGattgtaaaatgtgaaaataaagtatGTAGGTACATTCAactagtttagttttttttttaatgtttatttattttgagggaggagggtcagaaagagagagagagattgagaatcccaggaaggccacatacccagcatggagccagacatgggactctctatctcacgaccgtgagatcaagagcttaaatcaagagtcggacactcaacttagccacccaggcacccctcaactagTTTTCTGAAGTAGTTGTACCAATCTCTGCTTCTACCAACTGTGTACGTGAGTTCCAAAAGTTTCCGCACAAGCCATCATTTGGTTTAATCAGACTTTTTCATTTATACTAGCTCATCTAGTGGGTATGTAGTGATCTCATGTGATTTCCTCCCaacatcttattttgttttatttatttatttatttatttatttatttatttatttttaaatgtttttatttatttttgagacagagacagagcatgagcaggggaggggcagcgcgagagggagacgcagaatccgaagcaggctccaggctcctagctgtcagcacagagcccgacgtggggctcaaactcacggagtgtgagatcatgacctgagctaaagtcagatggttaaccgactgagccacccaggcgcccccaacattttattttgaaaaaatatttaggcATACAGAAAAGTTGGAATATTTATACACTGACCATCCATATAACCATCAACCTCGGTTCTACAATTAACATTTTACTCTATGCAATTTATCACATATATATCCATCTATTGTTATTGTGGTTTTAGTTACATTTTCTTGTTGACCAGTGAAGTTGAGTAATGACCACCATTTCCTATGGCTAttgatttgtatatattacaaGCCTTTATTAGTAAGCttattcaggttttcttttcccttccctccacttTTTAGCTTGTccactttttcttatttatagatatttctttcttttataaatatcattTGGGAAACAGGCCCTTTGGGGGttatatattttgttagtttCCCACTGTTACTCTAACAATAActacaaacttagtggtttaaaacaacatgAATGTATTATCATACCATTCTAGAGGTTGGAAATCTGAAATCCATTTGGCTGGGCTAAAAGCAAGTGTCAGTGTTCCTGTGTTCCTTACATAGGatctagggaagaatccatttcctaGAGTTTTCCAGCTAGCATTCCTTGAATCATGGCGCCTTCCTCCACGTTCAAGGTGCATTACTCCAACTTCTGCTCCTGCGATCCCATTTTCTTCTTGGATTCTGACTCTTCTACCTTCCTTTTCCCATATAAGGATCCTATAAATACATTGGGCCCATCATAGATAATCCAGCTAATCTCCTTTCAAGATCCATAACTTAACCATATTGAAAAGTCACTttttccatgtaaagtaacatattcataggttctagggattaggatgtggatatcttGGAGAAgggcattattctgtctaccacgtatgttgcaaatatcttccactGCCTTAGGGCTTGTCTGTTTATTCAATTACTGTTGTTTCCATTGAAGtttctagttttaatttaatCCAATATGTCAAACTTTTCCTTTATGATTGGTGCTTTTTGTGTCCCATTTAAGAAATCTGTGCCTATACTCAAGTCATGCCGATACCCTCCTAGGTTTTTCATCTGGGATGTTATTGTTTTGTCGTTCACATTTAGAACTTCAATCTTCTCTGAATAGATTATTGTTTAATATGTGAAGTTGGGGAGGCCAGGGCTCACTTATTTCTGTGTAGATATCCAGTTCCTCTAACAACCAATGATTCATTGATAAGAATGCCCTTTCTCTACAGCTTTGCAGTGCTGTCTTTATTGTAGATCAGGCACCTATATTTGTGTGAGTTTCTGAAATCTCCCAGTGGTATCCACAGAACTTCCTGTGGTAATGGAAATGTTTGATATCTGTCCTTCCAGTATGGTAGCCGtatggctactgagcacttgataCATGGCTAGTATGACTGAGGAACTAAATCGTTGatgttacttaattttaattaagcaGCCATATGTGGCTTGTAGGCACCATATTCAACAGTGCAGCACATTGATCCATGGATCTATTTATGCCATAGATccctgtgccaataccatactctcttaattactgtagctttataattaGTCTTTACATTTGCTTCTTCTCTATCAAGATTGTATTAATCATTCTAAGCCTTTTGCTTTCCAtgtacactttatttatttgttttaaaatgtttgtttattgagagaggaagagcgagcatgagtggaggaggggcagagagagagagggagagagagagaatctgaagctgtccgcacagagcctgatgcgggacttgatctcatgaagcgtgagatcatgactggagctgaaattgagagtcggttgctcaactgactgagccacccaggagcccttccatgtacattttagaatcagcttgtcaatttcccCAAAAAACCCTGGTGTGATTTCAGTAAGAactgcattgaatttatagatcaattgGGGATAATTGGCATTGTTTTACTATTAAGATTTCTAGTTCACAAACATGCTATatcccttaattttattttctctcaataatgtgtgtgtgtgtgtgtgtgtgtgtgtgtgtgtgtgtgtgtgtgtgtatgtaaaggTCTTGCCCatcttttgttaaaattattgtTATGCATGTTATGTCTGTTGGCATTACTGTACAtagtattgttttaaaattattttctaaaggcAGGCATATCCTTGGTATGTTTTCAAGGGTGGAGAACTCCATGTTCTTATCCACATAAGGATAAGAGGGTTTGGAGGCCTCAGGGGTTCTTGTACAATTAGTCTTGTCTTTACTTAGCTCATATATCTAAAGTCTGTAGTTCTTGATGTCCTTAAGGTCAACAAGGAAGGAGTCCTCACCCCTGCAGAAGCAGGAACTAGAGTCCACCCTGGATAACAACTGTTAGTGAAAACATGGAGGCCCGAGATGAGAAATCCCAGACGTCTAGACCTTCGGACTCCAAATCCTTGACTATTACTTCCTCAACTCCCCAGCTATTAAAGTCTGAGTTGCCTACTGAGGAATtgatggggaagggacagaagctTGACACTCTGTCACCAAACATTTGGTCTGATGAAGATAATGATGAAATATTGGAGACCACAGACAGTGATGAACTGAAGGATAAAGCCCCCCCTGATCGACCATACTGGGCCAATAAAATTGAATACCTTCTGGCCCAGGTGGGCTTCTCTGTGGGGCTGAGCACCATCTGGCGCTTTCCTTACCTGTGTTTTCACAACGGAGGTGGTAAGCCTGGGGACCAGGAATCATGGACCCACAAGGGGGTGAGGAGCCAAAGGACTGTCCTTGCTACTCCGAGGTCTCTgggatatgggggggggggggggggcgggatttGGGATCCTGACTAGGACAGGAGGCAGGTACCTGAACACCTAGGATGTCGGGTGGGTGGGAGCAGGGTAGCTGAACATTTAGGTTCATGAGGATGGTGGAGCTGGAGGCCTGGGTCCAGGGTGGGCTGGAAACTAAGCATCTGGGTCTTCCAGAAACTGGGGGAGAAGGGACACCTGGGACTATGAGGGATGTGGAAACAGTTGAGCCCTGATGCCTGTGGCCCTGAGGGAGGTCACGGGGGGCGGGAGGAATGTGTTTTCCTGGCCCCCAAAGAAGTCTAGGCACTGAAAACCCAGGTGGTTCTCAGAGCCCTCCTGACTCCCTTGCACAGGCAGTTTTCTCATCATCTACATCCTCATGCTGTTCTTGATCGGGGTTCCTCTTCTATTCCTGGAGATGGCAGCTGGTCAGAGAATGCGTCAGGGCAGCATTGGTGTATGGAAGATCATCAGCCCCTGGATTGGTGGTGTGGGGTATACCAGCTTCATGGTGAGGAGTCCTGGGCTGCCCCGGCCTGCCCTTtacaccccactcccaccctgacCCTTGTCCTGGGATGGGTCCCACGACTTCACTTCCACAGGTCAAGTCTCTTCAGTTCCCAGTCCTCTGTCAGATCCCCTGCTTTCTGCTGGCCTACCTTTCTTCTCCTGTCTCCAGAATTCTGCTTGGTCCCTAGGTGTGCTGCATTGTGGGCTTGTACTACAGTGTGCTCATGGCCTGGAGTCTCTTCTATTTAGTTCAGTCTTTCCAGTCTCCACTGCCTTGGTCAGTGTGCCCCTTACTGAGGAACTCCAGTACTTATggtgagaagagagggaagaaaagggcaaTTGGGAGGGCTGAAAAAAGGATagggaaatgaagaaggaagaagattGTTGAGAAAATTGGGATGAGCAGGAAGATGTTTGAATGAGAttggaaggaggaggtggaggggaatTGGAAGGGGGAGTCACGTGGTCTTGCAGCTTCCTCCATGCCCAGTTCACCTCAGATCCTGAATGTGTGCGGACAACATCCACTACGTACTTTTGGTACCGGAATGTATTGAAGGCCACAGACAAAATCGAAATGGGTGGGCTACCAGTTAAGCATCTCAGTGTCTCTGTCTTTGTGACCTGGTTAATTATCTGCGTCTCCATGATCAGAGGACCCAAGTCCTCTGGAAAGGTGAGCCACTCTCTAACTTACTAATCTGATGGACTCCTTTCTACCTGAGACCCCCTAATATTCTCCTAACCTGATGCCTGTAGGCCTCTACCTTCTAACACATACTAATATGACCTTTGACTCAGTAGCCTTTGATCCTACTGTCCCAGCGTCTGTCTTTGCTGAACTCTGTTTCTGAATCATACTTCCCACTCAGATGCTGTATGTCTCAGTGATCCTTCCCTACTTcatccttttctgtctccttatcCGGAGTCTCACGCTGGAGGGTGCAAAATTTGGTCTCGACAGTTTGTTGGCTGCCCAGGTGAGGTGTCCCCTGCCCTTGAATTCTCTTACCCACATGGGGGGGTGTCAGGGACAGGATGGTTGTCAGTCTGGTAGAGGTCCTCCTAGTTCCCTCCTTCACCCCCTCTTCATCTTCCATCAGATCACAGACCCCTCCTCACTTTATATCTCAGTTTGCATGGTACTTCTCCCCAGGTGCCAGCTCTGTACTCTGTGGAAGTGTGGCGCCGGACAGGGAACCAGATCTTTTTATCCATGGGCCACGGCTTTGGCAGCTTCATCGCAATCAGCTCATACATCCCTCGATCCAACAACTGTGTCATGGATGCCTTTGCTGTGGCTCTTCTCAACTTGGTTGCCTCACTGACCGCCATGGTGTTTGTATTTGCCACAATGGGCCACTTGGccacaaagaacaacaacaaatgttTCGTAAAGTGAGCCCAATATTTCATATGCAGATCATCAAAAAGACCAAAGTCTTAGAAATAGCTCGTGGAATTCCAGCCTAGGCCCCCATCTAGGCTCAGTCAGTATGGGACCCTCAAATGGGAGCATCCTAAACTGTAGAAACACCTGAATcgctccatctctgtctctttcagggCTGCCTTTCTAAACTAGTAAAGCCCCAAACTCATAGGTTTTCAATGGTGTGTTCACCCCATTCTTAACTGGGGATTGCCATGGAAAATTAGGAGAACAGCTTTAGCTGAATCATTAGACaagaggcaaaaaataaaaaaattaaaaaaaagacccacagtACCAccagagcccccagagcccaTTCCTGATTTTCTTCTCCTATAAGATTCATTCTAAAAAATATCcatgaaacatttataaaacacctCCTATCTGCCAACCCTGTGTTGAGTTCTGGAAACACAACCAATGGTGAGGCAGACCACCATCCCTGCCCTAAAACAAACCACAGTCTTTTGAGGAAGCAGATACTAAAGATAATCACAAAGTAGATGATAACTGGTAGTAAGGGATGATGAAGAGACACAGAAGAGCAAACCACTAACTTCCTGGGGCAGTCAGAGAAGACCTTCCGGTGGAGGCAATCCCAAGCTGAGTCTGTCTCCTGACAAATAACCACCACTTAGCATGCTTTCATAATGTTTCCCATTCATAGACCTACATATAAAAACGTATCATTAAAAAGATCGGATCACACCATACTACTTTTCTGCAGCTTGTTGACTTGCCCTTATGGAAGTAAATCTTGAATAGCTTTCTATGGCAGTAAACAGAGTTTGGGGGGCTGAGTAAGGATGTGTAGGAATTTGCATATGGAGAATGGTATAGTGGTAGAATTTGGGTAGACTGGGATCAGAGTGGGTGGTGCTAGGCAGAGAGAACACCACGTGCCAGAGATACTGAGCAACGGGGAGCATGGCAAGTGGAAGCAGGCCTAATGGTTGAGTATGTCCAAAATAGAGAAGGTGAAGAGTTGTACATTAAGAGATGGGAGAGGCCAGCAGGTCAAGGAAGCTGAGAAGCTTTAACGTCGTCCTGAAATTGTCTAGTAGGAGGTATAGGTCCTAAAGCCCTCCATGACACTGTAGGAAAGACCCCTCCAGGTCTTAAGGCAGAAACTCTGTGGCCTCCTGCCGACACATTATGAAAGTAGGTGTCAGGCAGTGAGGGCCAGGACCCTGGAGACCCAGGTTTCAGTGCAGGCTGCACATTAACCAGATCAAAAACTCCAGACTAGTGGTTTTCCTTCTTGTGTGAAAGATAAGAGAGAAGTTATCTTAAAGGGCCAAATGGTTTATGTGATTCTACCCCTGTCCCCAGGAATGCCAAGACAGTGATGAATCTGATAGTTACCGGGGTGCTGCCTCCTGAGGTCCAGCCCCCAGACAGTCTGTATTATGAGCCAAGCTCCATCTACCCCAAATGGTTCAAGAACCTTCCTGAACAAATGAAAAGCATGATCCTTCCCCATTTGTCCAATTGCAACTTATCTGAACAATTGAAGGAGGTAGGTAGGGGTTGGGGATGGGGTCCAAATGTTCCCTTCAAAGCCCCCAGCACACCAGAAACGTCAGCTCTCCTTAGGTGCCTCTAGAATTCAGAAAGGCAATTCTCGGCAGCATCCTGAACAACCAGGACCAAGGTTCACAGTATCCTTCTGTGATAATGCAGGTGTAGCCTCCAGAGCACCAAGCACTAGAGTTCATATAAGCCTGTTCACCCCATCCCCAAAGAGTTGCCAGACTAGCAGCTGTTGTTGGAGGAAGTCCTCATGCCTCAAGGCCAGAGGAGTTTAACAATGTCCATCGACAGTGCTACAGGTCGTTTCctagaggaggagaggagaatgcAGTTAGGGTTCTACAGAATGAGCTCAGAGCCCTTACCATTCCTCCCTTCACCCACAGGTTATGGAGGGTCCTGGTGTGGCCTTTGTGGCAATTACTGATACCATCTCTGTGTTTTCTGGATCCACTGTCTGGGCCATCGTCATCTTCGTGTTGCTGGCAAACCTGGGGCTGAGCACCATGATAGGGGTCATGCAGGGCATTATTACCCCTCTCCAGGACACCTTCGCTTCCCTCAGGAAACAGACAAAACTGCTTACAGGTACTCGGACCTATGACCCCACTCCCACCTATGGCCATTGTCTAGCTTAACCCCACTGGGACTCTTATATAACCTAGTTTGAATTCTGACCTTGATACAAATCTGATGTTTTCCTTCAGTGGGCATCTGTGTGCTTATGTTCCTGGGCAGCCTCATTTTTGTGAGACCTTCTGGCAGCTACTATGTGAACCTGCTGGATGATTACTGggcatctctgcccctcctcctcattGTCATCTTGGAGAATGTGGCCATGGCCTGGATCTATGGAGCCAGGAGGTGATGTCCCAAGCCCAGGATCTCCAGCCATACACCCACACAGCTAGGGTCTCTAGGGAGTGTCGGCCCCTCTTGCTCTCACTGCCAGGTCTCTGATCCCAGGGCTTATGGAGAGCCCccaggagggtgggaaggaggaaggcctGGGCTGATGCCTGGAGAAAATAGCTGTAAAATGGAAAAGCAGTGAACAGACTATATCAACTCCTAGCAGCTCCTGAGCTCTACTTTTAGCCAGGATAGTGTGGGCATACAGTCCCTCACTTCTCAAATGTGCTCTGGACCAATAGCATTGGCATCGCCTgagagtttattaaaaatataaaaccctgGACTCTACCCCAGACCTTTGtatctgaattttaacaagaaCCCCAAGTAAATTGTCTGCACATTAACATTTGAGAAGCATTGTGTAATCCAAATGTGGCAGCAATTCTAGGTGATAGTGGTTCTTGGCATCAGTTGCTGATTCATACACTCACTCTCAAATATTGCCCAGAGTGTGCCCAAGGGGCAGGCAGGCCTTTTGAGCCCTGGGGATACTGGGATAAATTAGACCGAGTTTCTGCTCTCGGAGTCCAAAGGAGATGTATGTAAGCAGATTTGGGGGGCAGGGTAGTAAGCCTATGATAGAGGCAGCCGAGGGTACTCTGGGAACACAGATGGTTATGTAAAGAAGATTGAAGGGTCAGGCAAGGAGGGGATGCTTGAACAGAATCGAGACAGATGAAGGGGAGTTtgtcaagggaaagaaaaaaggagggcgCTCTAGGCAAAAGGAACCCGATGTACATATATGTTGGGGTTAAGAAGGTGCACCAAAGAAAGCTGGATAAGTGGGATTGAAGAAACTACATTAGGAACTCAGCCTTTATCCTGAGGGTGATGGAGgagagaaatgtttttgttttgttttttgttttgttttgttttaatcctgAGGCTGGGACAGAAATCAGACTGGAACGAGATGCATTCGAGGGAAGAAAACTGGTTGTGGAGGTGAACAGAAACGTTTAAGAAACGTGAAGCTCTGTCTCCCAGGCTGGGTTTGGATTGACCCCTCCACAAGGCTGGGAAAGGCCTGAACAGGCCCCTCCAAAGCCTCGTGGCCCTTCTTCCCAGGTTCCTTGCAGACCTGACTATCATGTTGGGCCGCCCCATCTCCCCCATCTTTCGTTGGCTGTggtgctttctgtctccatttgtGCTGCTAGTCCTGTTTGTAAACACCCTGATTCATCTGTGTCTGAAGAACATCACCTACTTGGCCTGGGACTCAAGCATTGTGAGCCTCTCTCTCAGACCCCAGAACCCCTTAGGGAGCGGGTGAGGACTTTGTGATCTTCTCTGGCCTCTAAGACTCTGCCACCTTATTCTCGGGTTCCCTGGGGACCCAGTTATCTAGTCTCTTGTCTCGGTTCATGTCCCTACCCCCAACCTCTGTAGCCTTCCTCTTCAGAGAAACTGGGTATTCTAAatcttccctttctccacagTCAAATGAGGTGATCCGAATTTACCCATCATGGGCTAAAGTCTTGCTCATCATCTCCATCGTCATTACCATCTTGCCTATCCCTGCCTACTTCCTGTACACACTCATTGATGTGGCTTTTCCAGTCTCCATGATTCACAGTAAGGTCACAGTTATCTTCAAACCTGAAGCTAAAGGGAACTCGCTGAAGCCCCATCCAGGGCTTCAGGTGATGCAAAGTCAAAAGGttgataaaatggataaataaccagggaaaaacctctctgccATGTGAGTAATTCATCTTGAAAATAAAGACTTGGTTTATTTGGCAAAACAtcgcttttgcttttttttttttcaaagtggaaCTCCCCGGCTGGCAACTTGACGTTAGAAAAGGTAAAAGTAGCAATTGCTAATGTAACTGGACTCaaagatgttttgttttcctggactGGGAAAGTTTTTCTGGCCAGATGGAGGTTGACACAGCAGTCATTCTCTGCATCTCCTACACTTGCCCTCACCAGACACATAATAATGGTGTTCTTTGACCTCCAGTATTTGGTTGATGGTGACGGCTGACCCCTACTTCTCCTAGGCTGCCTTCCTCTTGGAATTGGTGGTACATGTCAGGTCTGATCCCTACGAAACTAAGGTAAAAATGGTGCTGGTACCCGTGAAACTTTGCttttgtcatgaaaaaaaaaatgcccaactCCCACTCTTGCCTTCCATTGACTTTGTTCAATTCAAATGCTAGAATCCCAGGCCCTCTCTGCCTGGCCCTTCCTGTAAGGAAACAGATAAGAGACCATAGTCTCAGAAAGCAGTGGAGTCACCGATTATGGCAAAGTGGTTAACTATCTGCTAATTGGTGACTTCCTCCTGTCTCTCTTAAGCAGGAATAGCTGATCCATTTACCAAGTCTACCAAGGAGCTTAAACCTTTATccaacattatatatttttcctaagGTGGTCTAGGAGCCTGAAGGAAGGATATTTgccagagaatgagggagacagtAGAGGTTAACTTCAGAGTTTGAAGACTCAAGGAGGACTTCATTGAAGGCAATATGAcaacaaaataatacaaacaagACACACCATAGATTAAGACGCCTAAAGTGTAACATCAAGTATATTTCAAcaatcctctttatttctttc is drawn from Felis catus isolate Fca126 chromosome E2, F.catus_Fca126_mat1.0, whole genome shotgun sequence and contains these coding sequences:
- the SLC6A16 gene encoding orphan sodium- and chloride-dependent neurotransmitter transporter NTT5 isoform X4, coding for MDPQGGSFLIIYILMLFLIGVPLLFLEMAAGQRMRQGSIGVWKIISPWIGGVGYTSFMVCCIVGLYYSVLMAWSLFYLVQSFQSPLPWSVCPLLRNSSTYDPECVRTTSTTYFWYRNVLKATDKIEMGGLPVKHLSVSVFVTWLIICVSMIRGPKSSGKMLYVSVILPYFILFCLLIRSLTLEGAKFGLDSLLAAQVPALYSVEVWRRTGNQIFLSMGHGFGSFIAISSYIPRSNNCVMDAFAVALLNLVASLTAMVFVFATMGHLATKNNNKCFVKNAKTVMNLIVTGVLPPEVQPPDSLYYEPSSIYPKWFKNLPEQMKSMILPHLSNCNLSEQLKEVMEGPGVAFVAITDTISVFSGSTVWAIVIFVLLANLGLSTMIGVMQGIITPLQDTFASLRKQTKLLTVGICVLMFLGSLIFVRPSGSYYVNLLDDYWASLPLLLIVILENVAMAWIYGARRFLADLTIMLGRPISPIFRWLWCFLSPFVLLVLFVNTLIHLCLKNITYLAWDSSISNEVIRIYPSWAKVLLIISIVITILPIPAYFLYTLIDVAFPVSMIHSKVTVIFKPEAKGNSLKPHPGLQVMQSQKVDKMDK